Proteins from a genomic interval of Arachis hypogaea cultivar Tifrunner chromosome 10, arahy.Tifrunner.gnm2.J5K5, whole genome shotgun sequence:
- the LOC112717523 gene encoding uncharacterized protein — translation MGFEKAGTERKLQLQELECLRLEAYENSRLYKEKVRAVHDKNIKRREFRHRELVFFYNSRLRLMLGKLRSRWEGPYRIEKAEAYGIVHLSHPSSPNTLKVNGHRLKLYHGEKMKDNKELEILLLVDPPTEVD, via the coding sequence ATGGGGTTCGAGAAAGCGGGGACTGAGAGGAAGCTGCAACTACAAGAACTGGAGTGCCTTCGCCTAGAAGCCTATGAGAACTCCAggctatacaaagagaaggtgagggctgtgcatgacaagaatATCAAGCGAAGAGAGTTCAGACATAGGGAGTTAGTCTTCTTTTACaattccaggttgagactcatgCTTGGAAAGTTGAGATCtagatgggaaggcccctacagaatAGAAAAGGCTGAGGCATATGGCATCGTCCACTTGAGTCACCCTTCAAGCCCTAATACCCTCAAGGTCAATGGGCACCGCTTGAAGctctaccatggtgagaagatgaaagacaacaaggagctggagatcCTCCTCTTGGTGGATCCACCCACAGAAGTAGATTGA